A genome region from Paracoccus stylophorae includes the following:
- a CDS encoding DUF5333 domain-containing protein, translated as MTPDARTRMAAALAATLSLTALPAAALEPLSQERYINDRLIAARIADRIRRECPSIDGRIVYAYMQARALKKYARDKGYSEAQIDAFLDSRADKDRIYAVAEDYMAKNGVKPGDAESFCRLGRDEIARNTVTGSLLSAK; from the coding sequence ATGACACCCGATGCCCGCACCCGCATGGCCGCCGCGCTGGCCGCGACGCTGAGCCTGACCGCGCTGCCCGCCGCCGCGCTGGAGCCGCTGAGCCAGGAGAGATATATCAACGACCGCCTGATCGCGGCGCGCATCGCCGACCGCATCCGGCGCGAGTGCCCCTCGATCGACGGGCGCATCGTCTATGCCTATATGCAGGCGCGCGCGTTGAAGAAATATGCCCGCGACAAGGGCTATTCCGAGGCGCAGATCGACGCGTTTCTGGACAGCCGCGCCGACAAGGACCGCATCTATGCCGTGGCCGAGGATTACATGGCCAAGAACGGCGTCAAGCCGGGCGATGCGGAAAGCTTTTGCCGCCTGGGGCGGGACGAAATCGCACGGAACACGGTCACCGGATCGCTTCTGAGTGCCAAGTAA